In the bacterium genome, one interval contains:
- a CDS encoding CDP-alcohol phosphatidyltransferase family protein produces MGSIYDFKPKFQGLLRPLANTLAQRGWTANQVTLLALVISIFTGLLAYLLGGKYPGIFWLLPIVLFIRMALNAIDGMLAREHQMQSKLGGILNEVGDVISDSALYLPFVVVSGLWQPLVITSVILAILTEFVGILGQVVGDLRRYDGPLGKSDRAFLYGLTAIFVTQGLGHFWLNLIFIVGIVLLVLTIWNRAKKSLQ; encoded by the coding sequence ATGGGGTCAATTTACGATTTCAAGCCGAAGTTCCAGGGCCTACTTAGACCACTTGCAAATACTCTGGCTCAACGCGGCTGGACAGCAAACCAAGTTACACTCCTGGCGCTTGTGATTAGTATTTTTACAGGTCTATTAGCTTATCTTCTTGGCGGGAAATACCCCGGAATTTTTTGGCTTTTACCGATAGTGCTTTTTATACGCATGGCACTTAATGCCATTGATGGCATGCTTGCTCGTGAGCATCAGATGCAGTCAAAACTCGGCGGCATCTTGAACGAAGTAGGGGACGTAATTTCGGATAGTGCTTTATACTTACCGTTTGTGGTTGTGTCTGGCCTTTGGCAACCGTTAGTGATCACGAGCGTGATTCTAGCAATATTAACTGAGTTTGTTGGAATTCTAGGCCAAGTTGTTGGCGATCTGCGGCGCTACGATGGTCCGTTGGGGAAAAGCGATCGAGCATTTTTGTACGGGCTAACTGCAATTTTCGTTACTCAAGGCCTGGGGCACTTTTGGTTAAATCTGATTTTTATTGTAGGAATTGTTCTCTTGGTGCTTACGATTTGGAATCGCGCTAAAAAGTCTTTACAATAA
- a CDS encoding TPM domain-containing protein, which yields MQAELSKFFTEVFSKFFKVHFLKCFFFGYWELNQIFPESNRARIAESISLSERQHTGEICICVEAALDLLDFLRGITVREKAEMLFSSLRVWDTETNAGVLIYINLADRSLEILADRGIATKVNDQQWHEICELTKTTFQSGDFTQGIIECLNSVSKILAEHFPNDSGTVKRSINELSDQPIFKR from the coding sequence ATGCAAGCCGAACTTTCTAAATTCTTCACAGAAGTTTTCTCGAAATTCTTTAAAGTGCATTTCTTGAAATGCTTTTTCTTCGGTTACTGGGAATTAAATCAAATATTTCCTGAAAGTAACCGGGCAAGAATTGCCGAGTCGATTTCTCTTTCTGAAAGACAACATACCGGGGAGATTTGCATTTGTGTAGAAGCGGCACTTGATCTGTTAGATTTCTTACGTGGGATTACGGTTCGCGAAAAAGCCGAGATGCTGTTTAGCTCGCTACGAGTTTGGGATACCGAGACAAACGCTGGCGTCCTCATATACATTAATTTGGCCGATCGATCCCTCGAGATTCTTGCTGACCGTGGCATTGCTACAAAAGTTAATGACCAACAATGGCACGAAATTTGCGAGCTAACGAAGACAACTTTTCAGTCTGGTGATTTTACTCAAGGGATTATTGAGTGCCTTAACTCAGTCAGCAAAATTCTGGCTGAACATTTTCCGAACGATTCAGGGACTGTAAAACGTTCTATCAATGAACTATCAGATCAGCCCATTTTTAAACGTTGA
- a CDS encoding 1-acyl-sn-glycerol-3-phosphate acyltransferase, whose protein sequence is MRAALKILFFLLIVRPLVLIVIGLNISGRDKLPKKGPALVVANHNSHLDALVLLSLFPLRMLKIVRPVAAADYFFKNKWLKFFSQNVIDIIPIDRKLGSVKQDPLEPIEQALSAGQIAILFPEGTRGEPEQLQEFKTGIAHLGARHPDVPIIPIFMHGLGKSLPRGEAILVPFFCDVFIGAALSGGTDKKQLMQDLNAAFSALVKIGHFPE, encoded by the coding sequence ATGCGGGCGGCGTTAAAAATACTTTTTTTCCTGCTGATCGTTCGTCCACTTGTGTTGATTGTAATTGGCTTGAATATCAGCGGTCGGGACAAACTGCCCAAAAAGGGGCCGGCTTTAGTTGTAGCTAATCATAATAGCCACCTAGATGCGCTTGTGCTTTTGTCGCTTTTTCCGCTGAGGATGCTTAAAATTGTTCGTCCAGTTGCGGCAGCAGATTATTTCTTTAAAAACAAATGGCTCAAATTTTTTTCGCAAAATGTTATCGATATTATTCCGATTGATCGTAAGCTGGGGTCGGTGAAGCAGGACCCGCTCGAGCCGATTGAGCAAGCGCTTAGCGCTGGGCAGATTGCGATCTTATTTCCTGAAGGCACACGTGGAGAGCCGGAGCAGCTACAAGAGTTTAAGACCGGGATTGCGCATCTCGGGGCAAGGCACCCTGACGTGCCAATCATTCCTATTTTTATGCATGGCCTGGGTAAGTCCTTGCCGCGAGGCGAAGCGATTTTAGTGCCCTTCTTTTGCGATGTTTTTATTGGCGCTGCTTTGTCGGGAGGGACGGACAAGAAACAATTAATGCAAGATTTAAATGCAGCGTTTAGTGCGCTTGTTAAAATTGGACATTTCCCGGAATGA
- a CDS encoding phosphatidate cytidylyltransferase has protein sequence MLSAIDPVVKYSLIGIFAVLIISSAITYFLTKQNPEKDYHELASRIKTWWIMVAVFSVAIALNKTISIVFFALISFLALKEYLSLIPTRRADHRVLFWAYLAIPIQYYFIGIEWYGMFAIFIPVYVFLFLPFRAVTIGETSGYLNAMATLHWGLMVTVYCISHVGFLLVLPPDGAGQVGGAGLVLFLVVLTQLNDVAQYVSGKMFGKTPIIPKVSPKKTWEGFSGGVLTTTVLATVLSTFLTPLSPSEGAIAGLIIAGFGFIGDVTISAIKRDLGIKDSGTLLPGHGGILDRIDSLTYTAPLFFHYIRYLYY, from the coding sequence ATGCTTAGTGCCATTGACCCAGTAGTGAAATATTCTTTAATTGGGATTTTTGCAGTCTTAATTATAAGCTCTGCAATTACCTATTTTCTCACCAAGCAAAACCCAGAAAAAGACTACCACGAACTAGCTTCACGAATTAAAACTTGGTGGATAATGGTTGCGGTCTTTAGTGTTGCGATCGCGCTCAATAAAACGATTTCTATCGTATTTTTTGCACTGATTAGTTTTTTAGCGCTTAAAGAATACCTCTCGTTGATCCCAACTCGCCGCGCGGACCATCGCGTGCTTTTTTGGGCATATCTAGCAATCCCGATTCAATATTATTTCATTGGGATCGAATGGTATGGGATGTTTGCAATTTTTATTCCCGTCTACGTGTTTTTATTTTTACCTTTTCGTGCTGTGACAATTGGTGAGACAAGTGGATATCTAAATGCCATGGCAACTTTGCACTGGGGCCTGATGGTCACAGTTTATTGTATCAGCCACGTTGGTTTTCTTTTGGTTTTGCCGCCTGATGGCGCGGGGCAAGTTGGCGGAGCAGGGTTGGTTTTATTCCTAGTCGTGCTCACGCAATTAAATGACGTGGCTCAATACGTTTCCGGGAAAATGTTTGGCAAAACCCCAATTATCCCCAAAGTCAGTCCTAAGAAGACTTGGGAAGGCTTTAGTGGGGGAGTATTGACGACAACTGTTTTAGCGACTGTGCTGAGTACGTTTCTAACGCCACTCTCTCCTAGTGAAGGCGCTATCGCAGGATTAATCATTGCTGGTTTTGGTTTTATTGGTGATGTAACAATCTCTGCGATTAAGCGCGACTTAGGGATTAAGGACAGCGGGACCTTGCTGCCTGGACATGGTGGCATCTTAGATCGAATTGACAGTTTGACTTATACTGCGCCGCTATTTTTCCACTATATAAGATATCTTTATTATTAA
- a CDS encoding TPM domain-containing protein, whose product MIRSLICKLFLATLCFTLPLSAFALIEIPELTGRVVDLSSTLTGPEKAVLENGLAQFEKEKGSQIAVLILPTTAGEAIESFGIRLAETWKIGREKINDGVILIVAKQDRSMRIEVGYGLEGALPDAICKRIISEIITPRFQAGEFGQGITEGVWAMQKAIAGEKLPLPQYDSTLVDLFPVFVVLGLFLASILKYSLGRKRGATIAALVTCVLSLFALSFLTACIAGLIVFIFSSLENNRTWGTGRYSTSSGGGWSSGGGGFSGGGGSFGGGGASGRW is encoded by the coding sequence TTGCACTGATTGAAATTCCCGAACTGACTGGGCGTGTTGTCGACTTAAGCTCGACGCTGACTGGCCCTGAGAAAGCAGTGCTCGAGAATGGTCTTGCTCAGTTTGAAAAAGAAAAAGGATCGCAGATTGCTGTCTTAATTCTTCCGACTACAGCAGGCGAGGCAATCGAAAGTTTTGGGATCCGACTTGCAGAAACTTGGAAAATTGGTCGTGAAAAAATCAATGATGGCGTGATTCTGATTGTTGCTAAGCAAGACCGTAGTATGCGGATTGAAGTTGGTTACGGCCTTGAAGGGGCACTTCCGGATGCAATTTGTAAACGCATCATCTCGGAAATTATCACTCCCCGATTTCAAGCTGGCGAATTCGGACAAGGTATAACGGAAGGTGTTTGGGCGATGCAGAAAGCCATTGCTGGCGAGAAACTCCCTCTGCCCCAATACGATTCAACATTGGTAGACTTATTCCCGGTCTTTGTAGTTCTTGGCTTGTTTTTAGCTTCGATCCTCAAATATTCACTGGGCCGCAAACGTGGCGCGACAATTGCTGCGCTTGTCACATGCGTGCTTTCATTGTTTGCGCTCTCTTTTCTTACAGCGTGTATTGCCGGCCTGATAGTTTTCATTTTTTCCTCCCTGGAGAATAACCGGACTTGGGGGACTGGCAGGTATTCAACAAGTTCAGGTGGAGGTTGGAGTTCAGGGGGTGGCGGCTTTAGTGGGGGAGGAGGGAGTTTTGGTGGAGGAGGTGCCTCGGGCAGGTGGTAA
- a CDS encoding DUF3413 domain-containing protein translates to MKSVFKPSPQTRELIVFALLNMLALLLIARRYSAVSSEHTKFSAQAFSYLMTVGHFSTLSLIAVLPSLALSSLRKIPAVIPWLLALALCWFLDVFVIIDSYAFQLFRFHLNAAVLGMLFGDASSEIFIFSDKMLYKSLLIVLALLITLLSFIWLARKIAAMQFQRGTSRGILTLICLSAITHNLFFAWADAVAYAPVTIQAQLYPLYPAFTARKFLKKLGISTDLGQQDIVITHTEGNLHYPLSPLICTTNPTRLNVIFIVIDALRFDVINEIATPQIKAFSSQTSKFTNHWSGGSATRTGIFSIFYGIPGTYWQAFLRHQQSPVLIDKFLEQGYQMAIFGSAPLSSPEFDRTVFAKIQNLRRRSSAKTPDQRDQEITRGFNNFLETRNPIEPFMGFLFYDSTHSFDFPEDSPQVFTPSITDVDYLDLNQDFDPLPLKNRYLNAVHFVDSEVGKVLNKLREKNLINNSIIFITGDHGEEFNDTKMNFWRHTGNFTKFQTQVPLLVAWPNQEIKEYPHWSSHYDIAPTLLSELFQCTNPPRDYAVGHNLFRPEKRKFMLVSNYGNSGIIEPDRLTTIFQFGGMHITDPLMQPLTEAVSRSDILQQTFEQQSRFYK, encoded by the coding sequence ATGAAATCTGTCTTTAAACCATCGCCACAAACTAGAGAGTTGATTGTCTTTGCCTTGCTCAACATGCTGGCTTTGCTGCTTATCGCTCGACGCTACAGTGCTGTTTCTAGTGAGCACACTAAGTTTAGCGCACAAGCGTTTTCATACTTAATGACAGTCGGGCATTTTTCGACTCTGAGCTTGATTGCTGTATTACCTAGTCTCGCGTTGTCTTCATTGAGGAAGATTCCCGCAGTAATCCCTTGGCTGCTCGCCCTAGCTTTGTGCTGGTTTTTAGACGTCTTTGTGATCATCGATAGCTACGCATTTCAACTTTTTCGTTTTCACCTCAATGCGGCAGTGCTGGGCATGCTCTTTGGCGACGCTTCCAGCGAGATTTTTATTTTCTCTGACAAAATGCTTTATAAATCACTACTGATTGTTCTGGCTTTATTAATTACACTACTAAGTTTTATTTGGCTGGCTCGGAAGATCGCCGCAATGCAATTCCAGCGGGGCACTAGCCGCGGCATTCTGACTTTAATTTGCCTGTCAGCAATTACACATAATTTGTTTTTTGCTTGGGCCGATGCTGTGGCTTATGCACCAGTGACAATTCAGGCTCAGCTTTATCCGCTTTATCCAGCGTTTACTGCAAGAAAGTTTCTTAAGAAACTGGGGATTAGCACCGATCTCGGTCAGCAAGATATTGTAATTACGCACACTGAAGGTAATTTACACTACCCATTAAGCCCTCTGATCTGCACGACAAATCCAACAAGATTGAATGTGATTTTTATTGTGATTGACGCTTTACGTTTTGACGTAATCAATGAAATTGCAACACCACAAATCAAAGCTTTTTCCAGCCAAACTTCAAAGTTTACTAATCATTGGAGCGGGGGCAGCGCGACGCGCACAGGAATTTTCAGTATTTTTTATGGTATTCCTGGCACATACTGGCAAGCATTTTTACGTCACCAACAAAGTCCTGTGCTGATCGATAAATTCCTTGAGCAGGGTTACCAGATGGCAATTTTTGGTAGCGCGCCTTTAAGTAGTCCCGAATTTGACCGCACAGTTTTTGCGAAAATTCAAAATTTGCGCCGCCGCTCTAGTGCTAAAACCCCGGATCAGCGCGACCAAGAAATTACTAGAGGTTTTAATAATTTCCTTGAGACGCGTAATCCAATAGAGCCCTTTATGGGATTTTTGTTTTACGACTCAACGCACTCTTTCGATTTTCCGGAAGATTCGCCGCAGGTCTTTACACCAAGCATTACCGACGTTGATTACCTAGATTTAAATCAAGACTTTGACCCGCTTCCGCTTAAAAACCGTTATCTTAACGCTGTGCATTTTGTCGATAGTGAAGTTGGGAAAGTCTTAAACAAATTACGCGAGAAAAATTTAATTAATAATTCTATTATCTTCATCACCGGTGACCACGGCGAAGAGTTTAATGATACAAAAATGAACTTTTGGCGCCACACTGGAAATTTCACTAAATTTCAAACACAAGTGCCCTTGCTGGTAGCCTGGCCAAATCAAGAAATCAAGGAGTATCCGCATTGGAGTAGTCACTACGACATCGCACCGACGCTTTTAAGCGAACTTTTTCAGTGCACTAATCCGCCGCGAGACTATGCTGTCGGTCACAACCTTTTTAGGCCTGAAAAAAGAAAATTCATGCTTGTTTCTAACTATGGAAACTCAGGAATTATTGAACCTGACCGACTGACGACGATATTTCAATTCGGCGGAATGCATATTACTGACCCGCTAATGCAACCACTTACTGAGGCCGTTTCGCGCTCAGATATTTTGCAGCAGACTTTTGAGCAGCAAAGTAGATTTTACAAGTAG